ACCCCGTGGAACTTTCCGCACCAGATCAACCTCGCGAAGATCGGGCCCGCCCTGGCCGCCGGAAACACCGTCGTCCTCAAGCCCGCACCCGACACCCCGTGGTGCGCCGCCGTGCTGGGGGAACTCATCGCCGAGCACACCGATTTTCCGCCGGGCGTCATCAACATCGTCACCTCGGACGACCACGGCGTCGGGGCGCTGTTGTCGAAAGACCCACGGGTGGACATGGTTTCGTTCACCGGATCGACAGCGACCGGCCGCAGCGTGATGGCCGACGGCGCGGCGACCATCAAGAAGGTCTTCCTCGAACTGGGCGGCAAGTCGGCGTTCATCGTCCTCGACGACGCCGACCTAGGCGGCGCGGTGGGGGTGGCGGCGTTCTCGGTGTGCATGCACGCGGGGCAGGGGTGTGCGATCACCACCCGGCTGGTGGTGCCGCGGGCGAAGTATGACGAGGCCGTCTCCATCGCGGCCGCGACGATGGGCGGCATCAAGGCCGGTGACCCCACCGACCCCGGAACCATTTGCGGCCCGGTGATTTCGGCGCGCCAGCGCGACCGCATCCAGGGCTACCTCGACTCGGCGATCGCCGAAGGTGGGGCGTTCGCCTGCGGAGGCGGTCGGCCCGCCGACCGCGAGGTCGGCTTCTTCATCGAGCCCACGGTGATCACGGGGCTGGGGAACGACGCTCGCTGCGCGCGCGAGGAGATCTTCGGTCCGGTCCTGACGGTGATCCCGCACGACGGTGACGACGACGCCGTCCGCATCGCCAACGACTCGCCATACGGCCTGTCGGGCACCGTGTTTGGCGCTGACCCCGGCCGGGCCGCCGGCGTTGCCGCCCGCGTGCGCGCCGGCACGATCAATGTCAACGGCGGCGTGTGGTATTCGGCCGATGCGCCCTTCGGGGGCTATAAGCAGTCCGGGAACGGCCGCGAGATGGGCCTGGCGGGTTTCGAGGAGTACCTGGAAACCAAAACTATTGCGACAGCGATCAACTAGAGGAGCCTGCGAGCATGCGATTCGAGAACAAAGTCGGCATCGTCACCGGGTCCGGGGGCGGCATCGGACAGGCCTACGCGGAGGCGCTGGCCCGTGAGGGCGCCGCGGTGGTGGTCGCCGACATCAACGCCGAGGCGGCCGAGGCGGTCGCCAAGCAGATCGTGGCCGACGGCGGAACCGCCATCAGCATCCCGGTCGACGTATCCGATCCGGCGTCGGCCAAGGCGATGGCCGACCGCACGCTGGCCGAGTTCGGCGGCATCGACTATCTGGTCAACAACGCCGCGATCTTCGGGGGCATGAAGCTGGACTTCTTGCTCACCATCGACCCGGAGTACTACAAGAAGTTCATGAGCGTGAACCTCGACGGGGCGTTGTGGTGCACGCGCGCGGTGTACAAGAAGATGGCCAAGCGCGGCGGCGGGGCGATCGTCAACCAGTCGTCCACCGCCGCCTGGCTGTACTCGAATTACTACGGGCTGGCCAAGGTCGGCCTCAACGGCTTGACGCAGCAACTGTCCCGCGAGTTGGGTGGCCAGAAGATCCGGATCAACGCGATCGCGCCGGGCCCCATCGACACCGAGGCCAACCGGACCACCACGCCTCAAGAGATGGTCGCCGACATCGTCAAGGGCCTGCCGCTGTCGCGGATGGGGACGCCCGCGGATCTGGTCGGCATGTGCCTGTTCCTGCTCTCCGACGAGGCGTCCTGGATCACCGGGCAGATTTTCAATGTTGACGGCGGACAGATAATCCGGTCATGACGAATGAATTGAAGCTCGGCTATATCGGGCTGGGCAACATGGGCGCTCCGATGGCCACGAAGATGACCGAATGGCCGGGCGGGGTAACGGTTTTCGACATCCGGACCGAGGCGATGACCCCGCTGGCCGAAAAGGGCGCCGGCCTGGCCGACAGTGTCGCCGATGTCGCCGCCGCCGACATCATCCACATCACCGTCCTCAACGACGCGCAGGTGCGCGAGGTGGTCGGCGAGCTGGCG
The sequence above is drawn from the Mycobacterium marseillense genome and encodes:
- a CDS encoding SDR family oxidoreductase; this encodes MRFENKVGIVTGSGGGIGQAYAEALAREGAAVVVADINAEAAEAVAKQIVADGGTAISIPVDVSDPASAKAMADRTLAEFGGIDYLVNNAAIFGGMKLDFLLTIDPEYYKKFMSVNLDGALWCTRAVYKKMAKRGGGAIVNQSSTAAWLYSNYYGLAKVGLNGLTQQLSRELGGQKIRINAIAPGPIDTEANRTTTPQEMVADIVKGLPLSRMGTPADLVGMCLFLLSDEASWITGQIFNVDGGQIIRS
- a CDS encoding aldehyde dehydrogenase, whose protein sequence is MALLAGGVSQLFIDGKMSAGSAGTFPTVNPATEEVLGVAANADAADMDRAIDAARHAFDETDWSRNTELRVRCVRQLREAMQQHLEELRDLTIAEVGAPRMLTSIAQLEVPVNDLAFAADTAESYEYNQDLGEASPMGIPTKRTIAREAVGVVGAITPWNFPHQINLAKIGPALAAGNTVVLKPAPDTPWCAAVLGELIAEHTDFPPGVINIVTSDDHGVGALLSKDPRVDMVSFTGSTATGRSVMADGAATIKKVFLELGGKSAFIVLDDADLGGAVGVAAFSVCMHAGQGCAITTRLVVPRAKYDEAVSIAAATMGGIKAGDPTDPGTICGPVISARQRDRIQGYLDSAIAEGGAFACGGGRPADREVGFFIEPTVITGLGNDARCAREEIFGPVLTVIPHDGDDDAVRIANDSPYGLSGTVFGADPGRAAGVAARVRAGTINVNGGVWYSADAPFGGYKQSGNGREMGLAGFEEYLETKTIATAIN